From one Butyricimonas faecihominis genomic stretch:
- a CDS encoding TlpA family protein disulfide reductase: MNKICCVFLILTVLAFAGTGCQDKTESSTKARVEFKNTIEGNFFFIPEGSTAGYTKMEPDSLGNYAYEVDLNVPSYFRYVGVNKKFYLVYLTPGARVEIQEGADGVVFAGDHVAENTFLSENVYLGSVPEDVPLYSAEWVRLNTEEVNRLIGNLETSGLDQDFIRLQKLKYRCDFYLQRLNGPANTAMFAPQLKIELADNFYDFMKEVNFSDSSLVQIPKWFNMMLGTFEQMEKKGWIEVSPERYMEIYAQKIGDEKVRSMFLVELLNLTLQKGYSDDFPVYLEGVRQYITHPEALAALPALESRYQESKETHKTIARGQMAPEFKAVDVKGKEYTSADFKGKVQVLDFWFTGCIPCRAEMPYMEKLADDMKGENIVFISMSVDTGDELMALWRKMVKDKKGAELQLNVPGGFKSDLVKKYLIHGVPRIVIVDEEGKIVDANAKRPSDPKLRMQLEQLVK; encoded by the coding sequence ATGAATAAAATATGTTGTGTATTTTTGATATTAACGGTTCTGGCTTTTGCCGGAACTGGATGTCAGGATAAGACGGAATCGTCTACGAAGGCGAGAGTGGAGTTTAAGAATACGATTGAAGGAAACTTCTTTTTTATTCCGGAAGGGTCTACGGCCGGATATACGAAAATGGAACCGGATTCTTTGGGAAATTATGCTTATGAGGTGGATTTGAATGTACCGAGTTATTTCCGTTATGTAGGGGTGAACAAGAAATTTTATTTGGTTTATTTGACTCCGGGAGCACGGGTGGAGATACAAGAAGGTGCGGATGGTGTTGTGTTTGCGGGAGACCATGTTGCCGAGAATACGTTTTTGTCTGAAAATGTATATTTAGGTTCTGTACCTGAGGATGTTCCGCTTTACTCGGCAGAGTGGGTGAGACTGAACACGGAGGAGGTGAATCGCTTGATTGGAAATTTGGAAACTTCCGGTTTGGATCAGGACTTTATTCGGCTGCAAAAATTGAAGTATCGTTGTGATTTTTACTTGCAAAGATTGAATGGACCTGCGAATACTGCGATGTTTGCTCCTCAGTTGAAGATTGAACTGGCAGATAATTTTTATGATTTCATGAAAGAGGTGAACTTTTCGGATTCGTCTCTCGTGCAGATACCGAAATGGTTTAACATGATGCTGGGGACATTCGAACAGATGGAAAAGAAGGGATGGATTGAGGTTTCTCCGGAAAGATACATGGAAATTTACGCGCAGAAGATCGGGGATGAGAAGGTTCGTTCTATGTTCTTGGTGGAATTGTTGAATCTTACATTACAGAAAGGATATTCTGATGATTTCCCGGTTTATCTGGAAGGGGTTCGTCAATATATAACCCATCCGGAGGCGTTGGCGGCATTGCCGGCTTTGGAGTCTCGTTACCAAGAGTCTAAAGAAACCCATAAAACTATCGCAAGAGGGCAGATGGCTCCGGAATTTAAGGCGGTTGACGTGAAGGGAAAAGAGTATACTTCTGCCGATTTCAAGGGAAAGGTGCAGGTGTTGGATTTTTGGTTCACGGGATGTATTCCTTGTCGTGCGGAAATGCCTTATATGGAGAAATTGGCTGATGATATGAAAGGGGAGAATATCGTATTTATTTCGATGTCAGTGGATACAGGTGATGAGTTGATGGCTTTGTGGAGAAAGATGGTTAAAGATAAGAAGGGTGCCGAGTTGCAGTTGAACGTGCCGGGAGGTTTTAAATCGGATTTGGTAAAGAAATACTTGATTCATGGGGTCCCTCGCATCGTGATCGTGGACGAAGAGGGGAAAATTGTGGATGCGAATGCCAAACGTCCCTCGGATCCTAAATTACGAATGCAGTTGGAACAATTGGTGAAATAA
- a CDS encoding SusC/RagA family TonB-linked outer membrane protein, which yields MAILLSKKRSIDRNVSRRIVKMFLIQFVFCLCFFTSIASGVTQNRVVNLDFENVELSKALKSLSEAANCKFVFNYDDLNSYKVSAKLENKSVEECLDILLKGMPFKYSQEGELIVISYKSNDEKKVYTVRGVVKDETGMPLPGVAVIQKGTTFGAATDVDGRFEFKLTEKNVTLVFSFVGMKTKELLYDGSDKLLDVTMEEEVEMLGEVVATGYQTISRERSTGSVTILKAEDLGKVQSTSLVSKIEGLTPGLSTYGDELEIRGASSFAVSSTPLLVVDGIVMNQSLSSINPDDVETITVLKDAAATSLYGVRASNGVIVITTKKGKGDKVSIDLSASFYIKPIPKMSYMDYASTSDIIDFEQDFLFNYTEYGTDPSAYFTNKDASNAPKAYTRIERYYREMLDGNMTEAEVNQAINAMRDNDYRREAQKILTHTALSQNYNLSLLKGGEKSNLYFSLRYEDNGQYLRSNSANQYSIYLKNELKLADWFTLTYGSNVYLTKTEVSQSGVSWFDAMPYECVVSDEGDAVYQYKENYYRAMDINETEGLEFMGYNLKEEMYKNMLTTKSVYVRLFTNADFKLYKGLDLGVKFQYERTKSDAKQYDEADSYIMRDMVNRYASKSNNNFIYNIPQGGHMAEKHSDSEFFNFRAQLNYQTTIADKHDLTVLAGAEIRQDEWGESQSERYGYDDRKLTYKQVNWETLMTNGVQGQLTDALQKKSELLNVTNTKHRYVSAYANAGYTYDSKYSLNASIRVDQADLFGTDPKYRYRPLWSVGASWLMTRESFLNDIAWLDMLKLRTTYGITGNVDQSSSPYLLGTYANSLYTQASITLITQAPNKMLRWEKTSTFNVGMDFALIGRLSGSLEFYRRYSSDLLANKTLDPSLGFETARVNNGAMRNTGLEISVSYDWLKKKDWALNTTLTAANNKNVIKKVGYVPSNAIDMLQYPGSNYLKGDSYNSVYAYRYAGLTKTGDPSVYDQNGEVKSNEPVRDIAVLVNAGQLTPKWNGALTINLRWKSLEFFTKFVYYTGHSLRNDVTPLYSTYVDITGRMHKDMANRWTETNKNTDIPAMGAFGANQDRNYLWKYADVHVLSASFIKCRNIGITYSLPKDLIKKVNLQNVSLRAQVDNPFYWASNGEGIDPESFNANAGTRTELLMPTYSLGLNINF from the coding sequence TTGAAAAGTTTGAGTGAAGCGGCTAATTGTAAGTTTGTCTTCAATTATGATGACTTGAACAGCTATAAGGTGTCTGCAAAGTTGGAAAATAAGAGTGTGGAGGAATGTTTGGATATTTTGTTAAAGGGCATGCCTTTCAAATATAGCCAAGAGGGGGAGTTAATTGTTATTTCTTATAAGAGTAATGATGAGAAGAAGGTTTATACGGTTCGAGGAGTGGTGAAAGATGAGACGGGGATGCCTCTACCCGGTGTAGCGGTGATTCAGAAAGGTACGACGTTTGGGGCTGCAACCGATGTGGATGGGAGATTCGAGTTCAAATTAACAGAAAAGAACGTTACCTTGGTATTTTCATTTGTTGGAATGAAGACGAAGGAATTGTTGTATGATGGTTCGGATAAATTATTGGACGTGACGATGGAGGAAGAGGTTGAGATGCTGGGAGAAGTGGTGGCTACCGGTTACCAGACGATTTCTCGTGAACGTTCAACGGGTTCCGTGACAATTTTGAAAGCGGAAGATTTAGGCAAAGTACAAAGTACGAGTTTGGTTTCCAAGATTGAAGGTTTGACTCCCGGTTTGTCTACTTATGGAGATGAGTTGGAGATTCGGGGGGCTTCATCTTTTGCCGTGAGTTCAACCCCATTGCTGGTGGTGGATGGAATCGTGATGAATCAATCTTTGAGTTCCATCAACCCGGATGATGTGGAAACGATAACCGTGTTGAAGGATGCTGCGGCCACTTCATTATACGGGGTACGTGCTTCTAACGGAGTGATCGTGATCACGACGAAAAAAGGAAAAGGGGATAAAGTGAGTATTGATTTGTCGGCTAGCTTTTATATAAAGCCAATTCCTAAAATGAGTTATATGGATTATGCTTCCACGAGTGATATTATTGATTTCGAACAAGACTTTTTGTTTAATTATACGGAATACGGAACTGATCCTAGTGCTTATTTTACTAATAAGGATGCCTCTAATGCTCCTAAAGCATATACTCGTATCGAGCGTTATTATCGGGAAATGCTTGACGGCAATATGACAGAAGCCGAGGTAAATCAGGCGATAAATGCAATGAGGGATAATGACTATCGTCGGGAAGCACAAAAAATATTGACTCACACAGCTTTGAGCCAAAACTATAATTTGTCGTTATTAAAAGGAGGGGAAAAGTCTAATTTGTATTTTTCACTTCGTTATGAAGATAACGGACAATATTTAAGATCAAATTCGGCTAATCAATATAGTATTTATCTGAAAAACGAGTTGAAATTAGCGGATTGGTTTACATTGACGTACGGATCTAATGTTTACCTTACTAAGACAGAAGTATCTCAATCAGGCGTATCTTGGTTTGATGCGATGCCGTACGAGTGCGTGGTGTCTGATGAGGGGGATGCGGTTTATCAATACAAGGAAAATTATTATCGTGCCATGGATATTAATGAAACAGAGGGGTTGGAGTTTATGGGATATAATTTGAAAGAGGAGATGTATAAAAACATGCTAACCACGAAGAGTGTGTATGTGCGTTTGTTTACGAATGCTGATTTCAAGTTGTATAAAGGATTGGATTTAGGAGTAAAATTCCAGTATGAACGTACTAAGTCAGATGCTAAGCAATATGATGAGGCGGATTCTTATATTATGCGGGACATGGTGAATCGTTACGCATCTAAGTCTAACAATAACTTTATTTATAATATTCCTCAAGGAGGACATATGGCTGAAAAGCATTCCGATTCGGAGTTCTTTAATTTCCGGGCGCAGTTGAATTACCAAACGACAATTGCCGACAAGCATGATTTGACGGTTCTTGCCGGAGCTGAAATTCGTCAAGATGAATGGGGTGAATCTCAAAGTGAACGTTACGGTTATGATGATAGAAAGTTGACTTATAAGCAAGTGAACTGGGAAACATTGATGACGAATGGTGTACAAGGACAGTTGACAGATGCTCTTCAGAAAAAGTCTGAATTGTTGAATGTGACGAATACGAAACACCGTTATGTTTCAGCTTATGCCAATGCGGGGTATACTTACGATTCTAAATATAGTCTGAATGCAAGTATCCGAGTGGATCAGGCAGACCTTTTCGGTACGGACCCGAAATATCGCTATCGTCCTTTATGGTCCGTGGGTGCAAGTTGGTTGATGACTAGGGAATCATTCTTGAATGATATCGCTTGGCTGGATATGTTGAAATTGCGTACAACTTATGGAATCACGGGTAACGTGGATCAGTCTTCTTCTCCTTACTTGCTGGGAACTTATGCAAACTCGCTGTACACGCAGGCTAGTATAACTTTGATCACGCAAGCTCCTAATAAGATGTTACGTTGGGAAAAAACATCCACGTTTAATGTGGGTATGGATTTTGCGTTAATCGGAAGATTGAGCGGATCATTGGAGTTCTATCGTCGCTACAGCTCGGATTTGTTGGCTAATAAGACGTTGGACCCATCATTAGGTTTCGAGACGGCCAGAGTAAATAATGGAGCCATGAGAAATACCGGTTTGGAAATTTCCGTGTCATACGATTGGTTAAAGAAGAAGGATTGGGCTTTGAACACGACGTTGACTGCGGCGAATAATAAGAATGTGATTAAAAAAGTGGGTTACGTGCCTTCTAATGCCATTGATATGTTGCAGTATCCGGGAAGTAATTATTTAAAGGGAGATTCCTATAATTCGGTGTACGCTTATCGCTATGCAGGTTTGACAAAGACTGGAGATCCTTCTGTATACGACCAGAATGGAGAGGTAAAATCGAACGAGCCTGTACGTGATATCGCAGTCTTGGTAAACGCCGGACAATTAACTCCGAAATGGAACGGAGCTTTGACGATCAATTTAAGATGGAAGAGCTTGGAATTCTTTACGAAGTTTGTGTATTACACGGGACATTCTTTGAGAAATGATGTAACGCCTCTTTATTCAACTTACGTAGATATTACGGGCAGAATGCATAAAGATATGGCGAACCGATGGACTGAGACAAATAAAAACACGGATATTCCGGCAATGGGAGCCTTCGGAGCAAATCAGGATCGTAATTATCTTTGGAAATATGCTGATGTACACGTGTTGAGTGCTTCTTTTATCAAATGTCGTAATATCGGAATTACCTATTCTTTACCCAAAGATTTGATTAAGAAGGTGAATTTGCAAAATGTTAGTCTTCGGGCTCAAGTGGATAATCCTTTCTATTGGGCAAGTAACGGGGAAGGCATTGATCCGGAATCATTCAATGCAAATGCGGGAACTCGTACGGAGTTGTTGATGCCGACCTATAGTCTTGGTTTGAATATTAACTTTTAA
- a CDS encoding RagB/SusD family nutrient uptake outer membrane protein — MKKYIVVIWLSLVMGLVSCDNYLDVVPKGEAVLNSTDDYLGLIEAANPKFSMTSFWYMANEVTYYKKAELESYLYPMYSIGFFWDESVDRYNYMVDGDIAELYSDCYSRIASYNVVVEHMNDAEGPDTDKKLGIAQAKIMRAYNYFFLVNTFAKPYKKETAATDMGIIIHKKFDLESESKQYTVKEVYEFIEQDIEEALADLPEQALNSYRPTKGFGYALQAKVRLYKGEIDLALESGLNALKSSYHKLWDMNEMYNEALATYPFLPTMPSMWMTAAKLEDSNPEHLLYQFGHTNTDPYPQYARKEMLDLYDKNNDLRYITCWGYYMPPRPTAETGAIMFGSTNVKWNPGGMRLSEVYLMIAECYARKDDKDNAMKYLNDLYRNRVFPGTAELTAADADEAFKLVREERKRELVLTYNGFFDMRRFCTEFNETLTKTYVNEAGETKTYSLRPDSPLLVWPFPQQAMETSNLVQNTK; from the coding sequence ATGAAAAAATATATAGTTGTTATATGGTTATCTTTGGTGATGGGACTTGTGTCCTGTGATAACTATTTGGATGTGGTACCTAAGGGAGAAGCGGTATTGAATTCGACAGATGATTATTTGGGATTGATTGAAGCGGCTAATCCGAAATTTTCCATGACTTCTTTCTGGTATATGGCAAATGAAGTTACCTATTATAAAAAGGCAGAGTTGGAATCTTACTTGTATCCGATGTATTCTATCGGGTTCTTTTGGGATGAGAGTGTTGATCGTTATAATTATATGGTAGATGGTGATATTGCAGAGTTATATTCTGATTGTTATTCCAGAATTGCGTCGTACAATGTTGTAGTAGAACATATGAATGATGCAGAGGGACCGGATACGGATAAAAAGTTGGGAATTGCTCAGGCTAAAATAATGCGGGCGTATAATTACTTTTTCTTGGTGAACACTTTTGCAAAGCCTTATAAGAAAGAGACTGCGGCAACCGATATGGGTATTATTATCCATAAAAAGTTTGATTTGGAGTCTGAAAGTAAGCAATATACGGTTAAGGAAGTTTATGAATTTATAGAACAGGATATAGAGGAGGCTTTAGCTGATCTGCCGGAACAGGCTTTGAATTCATATCGTCCGACAAAGGGGTTCGGATATGCTTTACAAGCTAAGGTGCGTCTGTATAAAGGAGAGATCGACCTAGCCTTGGAGTCCGGGTTGAATGCTTTAAAGTCAAGTTATCATAAACTTTGGGATATGAATGAGATGTATAATGAGGCGCTTGCAACATATCCTTTCCTTCCAACAATGCCAAGTATGTGGATGACCGCTGCAAAACTTGAGGATTCGAATCCGGAACATTTATTATATCAGTTTGGACATACTAATACAGATCCGTATCCGCAGTATGCTCGGAAAGAAATGCTCGATTTGTATGACAAGAATAATGATTTACGTTATATCACTTGTTGGGGATATTATATGCCTCCACGTCCTACGGCAGAAACTGGGGCAATTATGTTTGGTAGTACGAATGTGAAGTGGAACCCGGGAGGTATGCGTTTGTCAGAAGTTTACCTGATGATAGCCGAATGCTATGCAAGAAAGGATGATAAAGATAACGCAATGAAATATCTGAATGATTTGTATCGGAATCGGGTGTTTCCTGGAACGGCAGAGTTAACCGCTGCTGATGCCGATGAGGCATTTAAACTAGTTCGTGAGGAGAGAAAGAGAGAATTAGTTTTGACTTATAACGGATTCTTTGATATGAGACGTTTCTGTACAGAATTTAATGAAACGTTGACAAAGACTTATGTGAATGAGGCCGGAGAAACTAAAACGTATTCTTTGCGTCCGGATTCACCTCTGTTAGTGTGGCCTTTCCCACAGCAAGCGATGGAAACGAGTAATTTGGTTCAAAATACGAAATGA